The following is a genomic window from Segatella copri.
CAATCAATTATAATTAGTTTGCATATGGAAAAAACGGGCTACTAGGCTCCATCACCGAAAAGTAGCTTAATAAAAGCCCGTATATCTCTTAAAATCTATATAAAGCAAGCTTTCTCCAAATAAAGTGATAAATTCTTGCCAAAGGCTCGCAAATCACCTCTTCTGGATAACTTGTTAAGAATCTGAGATTCCTTTTGAAACGACGCAGCGCTCTCTGCAGCTGGTATGAAAGCTTTCCTTTCTTTACAGCTAAAGTCTTCATCCTTTCATCATAATGTCCGAAGTTTCCTGCAGCCATCATCTCTTCCATGAGGAACACTCCATGTTTTTCCGAAACAGGACACAATAGTTCTTCATCATCAAGACCGAATATTTCTTGAAGTACAAACATCAATGCTGATGCAAAGCGTTTCATACCACAATCACTGATATGTTTCATCAGTACATCAACATTCATCATCTCGGATTGACCTTGCCGTTCATTCTGATATGCTTTCAGAAGAACATAAAAGTCAAGAATCTGTCGCATACCAACACCTTCATCCAACAGATGCCTGTAAATGTGGTTCATCTGGAAGATTAAGTCATAGTCAACTCGCAGTTTCTTAATCGTTCCACATTCGTCAATTTCCTTATTTTCAAAAACTGCAGACTTGAATAACTTCTGAAAGCATAGATTACTCCAAGGAGCATTCAAGAACGAAGGACGAAAATGAATCTCAACAGGAACTCCATTCACAGGCTTCACCTCCGCATGTAAATGGCATAATGATAATAAGATTTTCTTGCTTTGACAATAATCTATGATAGACTTTACAGGATGCCTAGTCTTTTCCTTTGGCCAAATCCAGGCATCTACATCACCACAGATTCTTAACTGTCCTAGGGAATGTTCCGAGTTCAAGCCATCATAATACACATGATTGGCTTGCCCCTTCAATATACAAGTTTCAAAGCCATCTTTGTTAAGCGCCTCGGTTAATCGAAGACAAACATCAGTAGTCTGTCGGTTCCGCCGCTTGATACTTTCTACCATCATCGCCCATTGCAAGACCACATTTCTAGGAGGCCATTGCTCTTGCGGCAAACGCTCAATACCTTCAAACATAATCCCAACAAGCGCCTGTTTCTTGGCTAATCCAAAGATCTCATTCCATTCCTTTTCGGAAAGCGTATGGGATAATTGAACCGTTTTTCCTATGGCAGATTGAAGAATGGTATAAAAATCCTGTAATATCATTTCTTCAACCCTTGATACACTCCTCCTACTTCATCAGCAATCTGGTCCCAATCATACTTGCTCATGTCGTAATCCACATGCTGCAATGGAGTCTCGATAATCTTTCCGAGCTTTTCCGAAAGTTCATCCACGTTGCCACAATGGAAATAATCATCCTTTGGCAAGCCAACCTCCAGATTCGCAGGAATATCGCTCACTACTACCTTTACCCCATAGCTCATCGCCTCCAACAGGGCAATCGGCAAACCTTCGTGCGAAGATGGAAGACAATAGCAACGACAATTCGTCAACAGCGAATGAAGCTTTCTGCCTTTGATAAAGCCAGTAAGCACCACACCATTCTCCCTTGCCATCTGCTTCAATCCCAAAGAATACTCATCCTCGAAGTCTGTATCGCCAGCTAACACTAACTTTATATCCGTGGAATCCGTGAGATCCGTGTGCGACTTTTTCCACTTTACAAACGCTTCCACCAGATGATGCAGGTTCTTCTCAGGCACAAATCTGCACATTCCCAGGATATACTTGCCTTTCTCAATCCCCAGTTCCTTGAAATATTCAGGATAGTCGCAGATTTCAGGCTCAGAAACACCATTATATATAAGGTGTACATTCTTCGTCCTTCCATATTTACGGGCAATGAGGTTCTTGATGACGTTCGAAATCACAATGACATCATCGGCAAACATGCAACCCATACGCTCACCCATCTTCAGGATAGTCTTGGCAGCAAATCCCCACTTATCCCTGTCATAGTCAGGACCATGATGTGTAAACACCACCTTCATACCCAACAGTTTGGCGTATGGTACCAGCAGAGCAGGACCGATGGCATGGATATGCAATACATCAGTCCCCAACTTCTTCGCCTCATTGATGGCACGGAAAGTATGGATGATGGCCTCGAAACTCTTCTTCTTAGGAGAAGGAATCGTTACCAGTTTCACTCCCTTCCATTCATGCAAGTCATCCTTCACATAGTTCGAGCGACGGATCAGCGTTACGTCATACCCACGCTCCACCATTCTAGGGAACAATTCCTCACAATGCGTCTCCACGCCACCCATGATATTCGGGATACCACGAGTACCTGTTACAACTATTTTCATAAAAACTAGAGATTTTCAAAATAAAAGTATTACCTTTGCAGATATGAATAAGATTTCAAACCATATCAAAGAAGCCATACAGTACTTCTGCATCATCTTGGTGTCGATGCTCTCCGCACTGTGGCTTCTTATCAATCATAAGAGAATCAAGTGATTACTTGATTTCAATATTTCTATCAGTTTCCTTCTTGGTAGCCTCATAACCCTGACTAGCCACGTCAGCGTTCACGATGTCCTCGCCACGCTTGCCCTTCAAAGCCTCCTTTGAATCGGCAGAAAGACCGTTGTTTACCACAGCATTCATATCGCAGGTAGAAAGCTTGTCAAGCTGTTCCTTAGTCACCTTACCATCACGATACTCGCAGCAGATAGGGTTCTCATACATAGAGTACTTCATACCGAGCAGGCTCTTCAGCTTGTGCTTAGCCACCCACAAGGCAGGAGTCTTGATGTACTTGTGCATCGCAGGAGAAACAGAACCGATCATCCAGCAGTTTCTGTCACAATGTTTTACCTTCTTACGAACCTGCTCTGCCTCTGGAGAACTCCAAAGCTCATCCCAAGTCTGGCGGTTCAGGTTACCCATCACCTCCTTATCCTTGGTACCATTACATGGCATCACATCACCGTATGGGTCGATGAAGAAGGTATCGAAACTCATATCACAAGGCAAGAGACGCTTCTGACCATAGATATAGTTGATGAGTCCATGGTTGAAGTAAGCACGGAACCATTTCTTTGGAGAGTTAGACTTCAACAGCTCGTTCACCAGGTTCTCGAAGTTCTTAGCCACCATTGGACGGTCGTGAATGATGTTCTTAGCCTCAACGAAGTAGAAAGAGTTATGGAGCGATGCTGTAGCAAACTCCATACCCATCTTGTTGCTCAACTCATAGAGAGGAACGAGGTCTGGAGCATTCTTATCCTGAACGGTCATACCGAATCCCACATCCTTCAGTCCCATCTCACAGAGCTTCTTCAAGGTTGTATAGCCACGATTGAAACCATTGTTCAAGCCACGGATTTCATTGTTGGTCTGCTCCAAACCCTCGATAGAGATACGGATACCAATCTGAGGGAACTCCTTCGCCAGGTCGATGATACGGTCGGTGAAGAAGCCGTTGGTAGAGATTACGATACGGTCGCTCTTCTTATAAAGCTCACGTACGATATCCTTCAAGTCCGTACGGATAAAAGGCTCACCACCTGTGATGTTGGTAAAGTACATCTTAGGTAGCTTCTTAATAGTCTCAATAGAGATTTCCTCCTCAGGCTTAGAAGGAGCCTTGTAACGATTACACATTGAACAACGCGCATTGCAACGATAAGTTACAATGACAGTACCATTTAATTTCTTTTCTGACATAATAATATATTGTATATTTTTATTGATTACTGATAATTTTTATGCTGTGCGGATTCTACACCTTTGTCGAATCCTACAAATACGTCATTAAAACCAGATTCCTCTATGCTGAAAACTGGTATGTTTTCTATCTGTGTTTTTTCCGATAATGCGCCAGCTACATAATTTGTATAATGTTGTAAATCAGATAAAGCACAGACATCCAATCCGTAGTACTCACAATCTTCATGAATGCTTGTTAAGAAAATCATCACGTGCTGGTGAAAATCATTTTCATTATAATTCCTAACGATTACATTTACAAAGAGTATCAGTAGCTCCTTGTAAACAGCAGGGTCTGCCAATCTGAAATTATCAAAAATATAACTGAGTATTTCACTGACATCACCACCATTGTCTTTCAATACAAAGAAAGCATTGATGCCCTCCACCTGAACTTCTTGTTTTTTGCTGAACAAAGAGTTTTTAATGGCACCAATGATGGCACCTCCGATGTTTTGTTGTTGATGCATAAGTGCTTTTACTTTCATCGGTAGGCATCTGTATCCTTTTGACCGAAGCCAATCTATCTGATTTTCTATTTTCTCCGCCTCATTGCCATTCCAAGCGTCAAATGCAGTATTAAGAAACAAACTTTGGTATGTCTTGACTATTTGTTGAGTGAAACGTCTCATTCCACCCAAAAAATCCTGTCTGTCATCTTTTTCAAAGCTTGATTTATTCTGTTCTATCAGGTCACAACAATGAAGCAGAACGAACCTCTTTTGTTCATCAGACAAATACTTTCTTAGAACATTGATTTTTTCAATAACACTATGCCATTGGCTGAAAGTTTCTGAAGTATTGGTGAATAGATAGTTCGTTTCACAAAAAGTCTGAACCTCGTCATCCAATCTGTTTTGGAAAGTATCATGCTCTTCATCGCTCACATCCACATACGAATATGTATAAATTGCTTCCGAGATGGTATTCTGTCCATTTCTCATTTCCCTCACTGCTTTGGAAATCTTGCACTTGTCCCCATCAGTCAGATCTGCCCGATTCCATAGAACTTCCAATGAAATCATTGACTGGAGAACATCCTCTTTCTTGTTGCTCCTCAATCCGTCAACAATCCTCTTTTTCATGTCATTGGTAATAGTGAAGTTCAGCATGTATCGGTCAGGGAAAGTATATCCATTTCTACAGTAGTGTGTCGCTGCCATTTTCTCTGTCAATAACAACACCCAAATGACTTTCAAATTATCATTATTCAAACAGTCATAAGCGCATTTCAGTATTTTGTTCACAAATATTGGTTGCCATTTTAATGCAGCCTCAACAAAGTTCAAAACCCTGTCTTGACTAACTTTTGTGCAAAGCCTACCCAATACTGTTGGTAAAATATTCAACACTTTGTTATTTATCCAACTCCTTCCTTGAATGTCAGCTTTTTCAAACAGGGCGATGTATGTGTCAAATAACTCATTTGCTTTCTCCTCAGTAATCTGTGAGAGTTGTTCTCTGCCGAAAACAGATTCCACAATCTTGCTGTTTGCAGAAACCATCATCATGTTCCAGGCCATGTCCCATGAGTAATCAAACATTTTCAGAATGCAGTACTTGGTGAAATTTTGGTTCATCAAGAACATTGACATGCCTAACCTTTCTTTTAGCATCCACCATTTGCAAGGATATAGATAATCCGCTACAAAACCAGATGAACCCAAATTCCAGCTATTATTATAATCGCCGATTTCAAATAGATGTTCTCTAATAAATCCATGTACAGGTTTCTCTTCGTATGCCTTTACGCTAAGCTTTTCCGTCAATTCCTCCAAAGTCTCGCCTATGGCAAATTTCTCTATGTTATCGGAATTCGTATCCATGTCAGCATTGGTATATTCTACTTTTCTGTCACACCATTTCATGGTCTTCAATATATAGGTCAAGCAAGATTTAGCATATATATCCTCGCGGTTCTGCAACAAGGATTTGCAAATAACATTTTTGCATTTCGCCAACAATTGATAAGCTTCAAGTTCTTCACCAATGTAATAGAGCAAGTTTGCTTTCTGAATACAGTTTTGATAATCACCTATATCTACTGTCCATTTCGTCAAGACATCTTTCAACCCCAGATTATCATATCTGCTTAAATAATACAATGACTGCTGATAGAAAATGTATCTTGTAGGGATTATATTCTTGCTCGCCAACAATTCATCACATAGATTGAAAAATTTTTCATTCTTTCCATTATTGCGATAATTCTCCAATAAAGACAAACGCAACTCCAACAATAGTTTTTTATCCTCTGCAGAAAAAGTCGCAAGATGCTCTGCTAAATCTTCAATGCCATCAACAATCCAATCTAAGTTCTTTGGAGTTGCCGAGATAGTAAGTCTCCAATTTAACTCATATAGAAAATGAAGTTTCGTTGTGTCATCGGTAATGCATTTGTAGTAGTATTCCAAAAACACAGCATCTTTGCTAACCGTGTCCATATCTGCCTCATGGGCTTTAGGCAGTAGTAGCCAACCTGGATACGTTTCTCTCACCACCTGCATTTCTTTGATTTTCTCTTCTATATATTCCTTGAATTTCTCGTCAGGCAAGTCTTTGTCTCTCAAATGATCAAAGCTCACTTTACCTTTCCATTCCGATGGCTTTTCTTTAAGATAATTCAAGAAAAAATCGTATGCCGAATAATAACCATCCACACCTCCAACCTCAGCTAAGTTGATGATGTCTATCCCTAACTTTGACAGCAAGGCTTTCTCTGCATCATGGAATCCCTTTCTGTAAGTGATGAGATAGGTAGGGCATATCCGTTGTTGCCCGATAACATCTTTCAGCCATCCTATCCAAGCTCTGAAATTTGGATCTTCTCCAGAGAAGCCTATCAAACAAACCAGACTTTCCAGGAAACACTGCTTTGCTGTATTTACCATTTCAGGGCGTTCAGTCGGATAACGCCTGTAGTCTTCCTGCGTCATGATATACGGACGGATATTTGGAAAACTACCATGCAGTTTGATGATGCGAGGCGATGGCTGATAGAGCAGCGTTTCCTTGTTCGTCACCAGTTTGAACCCATTGATGACTTGCCCGGCTGCACGTTCTACCAAGGTGTCATAGTTGGTGGTCAAGATGTCCTTCCAAGGCAACTGCACCAACAAACGATGCAATCTGCCCGGTTGGATAAGTTGGTCTGGTAAGGCTTCTTCCAAAATGTTGTCTAATTCGTTATGTCCAAACTGCGCATCTATCAATGAAGACAACCTCACCACGTCATTGGCATCATTCTTTTTGTCTTCCTCGTTGTTGGGATATAACTTGTCTAAGAACACCTCCCGAAGCTGATTCCATGTTTTCATGCTCACATTGTTGGGGATTTCTGCATTCATGCTGAATCCAGCACCAACAAAGGCTGTCACACTATGCGTACCCATATAGAGCTTGATCTGCTCCAACTTGGATGCGACAGATGATGGTATCTGATATTGCTTATTCATAACCTTGATTTTTAACGGTTCAATTATGAATTGTGATTATTACTTGTAGATGTTGATGAGCTTGTCGTAATAAGTTTCAGCATCATAGCGATGTTGTGCATCCGAAGCTATTTGTTGATAATCAAACTCCGAGTTCCACATCTTCTCAATCTTCGTCTTTAGATCGGCGATATTACCACTGCTAAAGGTATAATCTGTAAGTTCAGGTATTCCCCCGATATTGGCTCCCAATACGGGCGTTCCCAAGCATTGGGCCTCGATAACTGATAAAGGATTGTTCTCATACCATTCCGAAGGAATCACCGAGAAGCGAGCCTTGCCCACAAGTTGCTTGATGTCATCCCACTGCTTGAAACCGACGAACTCGATATTGGTATGGGCAACTGATTTCAGTTCATCCATCAGAGGACCGCCACCGATAATTACCAATTTATAAGGTAATTGGTTGGCTGCCTCTATCAATGTCTTTGCACCTTTCTCATGGCTCAATCGCCCGATAAAGCAATAGTAATCCTCCTTTTTCGGAAGAAGCTCAACAGCATCTGTGTAATCTGTGCCATCTGTGGAAGAAAATTTGCATTTCTCCACATCAATAAAGTTGCAAAGTGTCTGCATCTTCGATTTCGAGAATCCCCCTTGCACCATCTTGTCAGCCATAAACTGGCTCGGGCAGATAAAAACATCCGTTGAAGCCTCCAAACGCTCACGGTTCCAAACGATAGCCTCTTTAAATCCGATGAACGAAGCCAACTTCGATCCTTTCATGCACTTGTTGTCCAAACAAGCCTTCTTGTCACCATTGAAACAAGTCTCACAGATGGTATTTCCATTCTTCAGACAGTCGTATCTAGGACAGAGCAACTTATAGTCGTGCAGTGTCCACACTACCTTGATGCCCCGCTGATGCGCCAACTCTGCCATCACCGGTGACAGCTGCGTATGCACATTGTTGAGATGCACCACGTCCGGCTTGAAGTCATCAAGCAGTTTTTTAAACGTGCTTTTTACCTCATGCGACCCAAACGGACGGGTAAAAGCCATCAATTTGCTCATATTCTTTGGAAAGTATTTCTTCCAAGGCGTATCCAGATTCTCCGGATAGTCCATGGCAAATACCGCCACCTCATGCCCATGGGCCTTCAGCAGCTTTTCCAGATTGAGCATATAAATACAATCACCGCCACGGCGGTAATAAAACTTGTTTGCTAATAGAATCTTCATTGTTATATTTCATTTAAGTAAACCACAGGAATATTTGGTTTTTCATCTATTCCCGTAATTTCAATTTCGGTATTTCTTTCGAAGTTTACCTGATTTTCAGGTATCGCTTCTTTAATATCTTCCCCATGATTCATTATTCGATAAATATCATGAGCTTTTGTTTTGCAGCCTAATTTTGGCCTTATTACTAACTTAACACTTCTAGAGTTGTCATAATCATCAGTAGAAGCAGTTAAAAAACTCGCACAAATATAATGTTTACGCTTATTCTTCAAGTCTTTATAATATTCTACAGAATTGAAATGATCTTGCCGATAAAGAACTACGGATGAAGTTTTTGGTGTTTTACTCAATAATGAATCAAAGTAGTATATACACCGTTTTATAAACGAATTTGGCTTTAAACCAAACACCAAAGGACGCTGTATGCATTCAGAAAAGAACCCTTCCATCATAATTAAAGCAAAAAGTTCACACTTGGTTACCCCATAATTATCAAGAATGTCTATTTTCTTCGGATAAACGTTATCAAGTACCACCGAATTAAAGTTTGTGATACCTTTATCATCCTGTTTTGGATAGCATTTTCTACCCAAAGCTATAAAATCATTGTATTCTTTTTCTTGTTCCATATTTAACACTTTATTCCTTAGAGTTATATTTTCGGACTTTATGGTATATTTGCTGTATAGGCATAGTCCAGTTTTTTATATCAATATCATATTTTTCAAACATAGTGAAGAAGAACAAACTACGTTGCCTATTTTCAAGCAGCATATAAAAATAAGCTGTGTAAATAACATAATATGCCAACGACTTATCATATTTCCTCAAATACAACATGTTTACAATTTCGCAAACTAAATTTTCAGCTTTATTTATATATGCCATTCTATGATTATCATAGTCTTTCTGCAGCATGGTATTGGCATAGCCTACATCATCCTTGCCGGACTCTCTTATTTGATTATCAATAGTCAGAATATCATCTGCATGCACAACTAAGAAATGTAACATTTCTCTTTTGTCACCATTATGCCTACACATTTCTATGATTCTATCAAATATCTCATCATTATTTTTCCTCATAAGAACAAAATCACCATCAGCTTTAAATTTGAGTAATTCCAGTTTAAGCATCAATAAGTTACGTTTTCTATACAAGAAACGATCATCAAGTTCTGCAATATCAGATTCTATCTCTGAGATATATCGTTCGATATACCTATCAAAATCTGCGAACATTTCATTCTGAAGTTGATTGTTTAACGACTGATTATTCAACAAACTCACATCCCTCAGCAATCGATATGTTTCTTGTATAAAGACCGCTCCAACACGATATCCTCTATTTAAAAAGTTGGTTCTATTCAAGAATACCCCAACAGAATATTCCTGCCACTTGTAACCATTATCAAACATGACATACATCAGTTTAATTTGGGTTATCATCTGCTCATCCCCTTGCTGTCTTTTCTTATTTTCAGCAATAATTCTTTCAATTAAACTATTAGTCTTCTGCTGGTTTCCATTTATTCGATAGTGCATGAAAGCGATGTCCTGGAGATTGAGATAATCACCATAATAGACAGAATCGATTTTCTCGATTTCCTCTGCAAGAGCATCAGCAGCCTCCTTGTCAACAATTATCTCATCATAATATCTCATCAGGTCACGATACAATTCTACATGTATAATCCCTTTACGTTTCAGTTCAAGAAGCTTAGAGATAACATTCTTCATCTTCTCCTTCTCGCCAGAGGCCTCATACGCACAATACTTATTAATAAGAGATACAAGCCTTGAGTCATCATCGGTATCCGGACATTTTGACTCCAACTCTTCCATTTTCTCATAGTCAAAGTTATTATGAGCCAGATATGTCTTAAAGCTCAACATATATCCTGTATTATCGAATCTGGACAATTTGGAACATTCATTTTCAAATGCTTTTATTGCTCCAATTCTGAACAAGACATCAAGATTAGGCAAGTAATACTTGATATACTCCCTATCAAATAAATCCCATTTCTTAGCTTCATCTATGAATGCAATCTGCATATCTTGCCTCTTTATCAATCCTCGGCTTTTTCTTATTTTTAGCTCATAAAAGCGCAATAAGGCCGTAGTTGTAACAAACCAACAACGATATCTTTCCTTTTCCAATGCTTCTTCATTAGTTTTGTAATAATGAAGAAGAAAAAGTTCATGAGGAAGTGGAAGAATTGTGCTGATGACAACTAAAAGGGAAAATATTCCTGCAGCAATGACATGCCAATTCAAAGATATTGCCACTATCAAGATTGCTAAACATACAGCCAGACGCTTCCATATTCTTTGATGCTGGAACCATTCCTTTATCCTATACTTTGTAGATATTACGCCAAGAATAAAAATAAAAGAACTCCATAACAGACTTAGAACTGTAACATTATTACTTTTCAAAATGTCCTGTATATGATTAATAATTTGTTGTTCCATTATCACTATAAATATATTTCCTTTTTAAAAATCCAAGATAACACACTCTCACCTACTCTTCCTTTTCGAAATCATACCCCTTAACGTCTTTTATTCTCAATACGCTTAAACACATAATATTTGATAACGTGCGAAAAGCAGATCGCACCAATCAATGTAGTGAGACAAGTTGCAACATAGAGCATATCATTATTGTGAATGAATCTTTCTAAATGAAGCATACTTGACACTCTATAAAACATCATGTGACAGAGATAAATCTCCATACTGATACCACTCAGATACTTAGCGACCCTGTTGTTCAATACAATATCTTTAGAACCTATGGCATACATCAGCCAAGCAGCAAAGGCCAATAAATCTGGCAAGATAAACAAGTCCTTGATATCAACAACAAATCTTAATACGGTAAGTACAAAGCATGATTCCAAAGTTATTATCCAATGTTTCTCCACCCAACTCTTGATACCCTGACGATAGAGATAAATCATACCACCAGAGATAAAGAAAGGAGCACTATTAATAATATTACTACGACAGAATCCATTACCATTATTAAAAGTATCTATTGCTATATAACAGAATAGCAGTGATGACACTAGTACCATCCATCCTCGCTTCTTATTATCAAGCAAGAAGGTAAAGAAAGGAAAAAGCATATAGAACGTAAATACCGTACCTAGGAACCATCCCACACCTATCACTTCAATATGTGGATTAGGCAAGAGATTAAAGCACATTGTCAAATCTGCAAAGCTTTGACAGAACGAACTCCAGGATGGTTCCATCACAAAGCTAATCATCACCATCATGGCGAAGAATGGCCAGGTATGATGATAGCGCTTAGCATAGAACTTTGCAGGAGTTATTGCACCTGACTTTATACGTTCATAATATCCACAGCACATACTGAATGCGCTAATAATCATGAACAGCAATGTGAAATTTGTGAACCACGGAATCACATTGCCAGTCAAGATGTTATCACTTGGCTTAATCATAAGATTAGCCCGAACGTGCATCAGCACAATACCTACAGCAGCGTAAGCACGCAACCCATCCAGCGAAGAGTAATTTTCTCTTACTTTTGCTGATGTGGGGGGGTAAGTTGAGTCTTATTCATTTTTGTTTTATTTCAATCCGAACAATACTTTAGTAAAGTGAGTTTTGTTTAATACATATCGATGCAAGATTATTGGGCAAACAACACCACAACCAACAACTACAGAAGCATTGATGATAAACAGTACATCATTTCCATCAGTAAGGAATGGAATTCTATGTACTACAGCCTTGGCAAAACCTTCAAAAGTTGTATGGAAAAGGTAGATGATATAGCTCGAAGAGGATACACCCATCAACCATTCGTTACTTTTATGATTCAATTTTTCTATGAGAGAAGAAAAAGCCATTACCGCTGCGATACCAAGGTAAGGCAGAAGCATTGATATTTGCCCCCCCCATATCCATCAAATTTATACCCTCTGCAACAGCGAAAAATCCAAAAACACACCACGCAGGAACCTTGCTGATAAAGGAAATTTGTTGCTTCCAATCACAGCAGACAACACCAAGCATAAAATACACCGCCATACCTTGAAACTGTCTAAGACAGAATACGTCAGGTAAGAAATTTGGTATATAATGCAATACTATAGCAAAGATAAACAACCCCAATCTCATTTGTTTAGTCTTAAACAAAGGTGAAAAAACAAACATCCACCACAATGCCCAAATGAACCAAAGGAAATATCCCGCTTCTGGTAGATATAACATTTTCACATAAGACATCCACGTCACTGGATTCTCCACATAGGCATGTCCTTCAGTAAGCAGTTTTATAGTAATGACAATAGCCGATACCGACAAATACGGCACCATCAGCCTTTTTACTTTTTTCAAAAGGAAATCCTTATACGGAATATCCTTTTTCGTTGCCATATAAATAAAGCCACTAGCAAACATAAACAAAGGCATGTGAAAAGTATATATAACATCATGTACCCCAACATACCACTGTGGTGAGTAGACTGGCACATAATGCCCTACCACGACCAATATAATACATATAGCCTTCGCTACATCAAATGAAATTAATCTTTGCATAATCTATTGTTTATAATATTTTGGCTCAAGTTCTCTTAAAGGACTTATGACTCTCCACAGCATAACACTTATTCGACCTTATAGTCATACAACCTAAAGGAGCTTTTAAGCTGCACCAACAATTGCTTAGTA
Proteins encoded in this region:
- a CDS encoding acyltransferase family protein → MDGLRAYAAVGIVLMHVRANLMIKPSDNILTGNVIPWFTNFTLLFMIISAFSMCCGYYERIKSGAITPAKFYAKRYHHTWPFFAMMVMISFVMEPSWSSFCQSFADLTMCFNLLPNPHIEVIGVGWFLGTVFTFYMLFPFFTFLLDNKKRGWMVLVSSLLFCYIAIDTFNNGNGFCRSNIINSAPFFISGGMIYLYRQGIKSWVEKHWIITLESCFVLTVLRFVVDIKDLFILPDLLAFAAWLMYAIGSKDIVLNNRVAKYLSGISMEIYLCHMMFYRVSSMLHLERFIHNNDMLYVATCLTTLIGAICFSHVIKYYVFKRIENKRR
- a CDS encoding acyltransferase family protein, with amino-acid sequence MQRLISFDVAKAICIILVVVGHYVPVYSPQWYVGVHDVIYTFHMPLFMFASGFIYMATKKDIPYKDFLLKKVKRLMVPYLSVSAIVITIKLLTEGHAYVENPVTWMSYVKMLYLPEAGYFLWFIWALWWMFVFSPLFKTKQMRLGLFIFAIVLHYIPNFLPDVFCLRQFQGMAVYFMLGVVCCDWKQQISFISKVPAWCVFGFFAVAEGINLMDMGGANINASALPWYRSGNGFFFSHRKIES